A genomic segment from Candidatus Eremiobacteraceae bacterium encodes:
- a CDS encoding kelch repeat-containing protein yields MSQRLSIVRTMIFFAFIAAASGCSSASSPMVLRHSAAAGIQKTQQSIGGWTLRARMPKARGCLVAGVVNGILYAVGGDTNINGFEPSNTVYAYDPATNTWTTKASMPTPRLDAAAGVVNGILYVVGGYGANFTPLKTVEAYDPATDSWTTKASLPAASMGLGVGIVNGVLYAVSGWNNITGYLNTVEAYDAATDTWTTKASIPTAREFLAVGVVNGILYAVGGQNSNYIPVNTVEAYDPATDSWTTKASLPTARARLSASVLGRRLYAVGGYDGIGPLNTVEAYNPATDSWTTEASMPTAREALATRVAGHTLYAVGGFGDGGALRGNAAFNPR; encoded by the coding sequence ATGTCTCAGCGTTTGTCCATCGTTCGCACGATGATTTTTTTCGCATTTATCGCCGCAGCGTCGGGATGTTCGAGTGCCTCTAGTCCGATGGTGCTGCGTCATTCTGCCGCGGCTGGCATTCAAAAGACGCAGCAATCCATCGGGGGCTGGACACTCAGAGCACGCATGCCTAAGGCGCGCGGCTGCCTTGTTGCGGGCGTCGTCAATGGCATACTTTATGCTGTCGGCGGCGATACGAACATCAACGGCTTCGAACCGTCGAATACGGTTTACGCCTACGATCCGGCGACAAACACATGGACCACCAAGGCGTCCATGCCGACGCCGCGCTTGGACGCGGCTGCGGGTGTTGTCAACGGCATACTCTATGTCGTCGGCGGATACGGCGCCAACTTCACCCCTTTGAAAACAGTTGAGGCCTACGATCCTGCGACGGATAGCTGGACTACCAAGGCATCCTTGCCAGCAGCCAGCATGGGCCTCGGTGTGGGCATCGTCAACGGCGTACTTTATGCGGTCAGCGGCTGGAACAACATCACCGGCTACCTGAATACGGTTGAGGCTTACGATGCGGCGACGGATACTTGGACCACCAAGGCATCCATACCGACGGCGCGAGAATTTCTAGCCGTTGGTGTCGTCAACGGCATACTCTATGCCGTCGGTGGCCAAAATTCCAACTACATCCCTGTGAATACGGTTGAAGCCTACGATCCTGCGACGGATAGCTGGACAACCAAGGCATCCCTGCCGACGGCCCGCGCGCGTTTATCTGCCAGCGTTCTCGGGCGCAGACTCTACGCCGTCGGCGGCTATGACGGTATCGGCCCACTGAATACGGTTGAGGCGTACAATCCTGCGACGGATAGCTGGACCACCGAAGCATCCATGCCGACTGCGCGGGAGGCGTTGGCGACGCGCGTCGCAGGGCACACGCTCTATGCGGTCGGCGGATTCGGCGACGGCGGCGCCTTAAGGGGAAATGCGGCTTTCAATCCGCGATAG